One window from the genome of Saccharomyces mikatae IFO 1815 strain IFO1815 genome assembly, chromosome: 2 encodes:
- the RKM3 gene encoding protein-lysine N-methyltransferase (similar to Saccharomyces cerevisiae RKM3 (YBR030W); ancestral locus Anc_3.231), giving the protein MSVTSKDDISHILRFVTDCHGKFDLSKCVIRESALGGLGVFAKTDIAKGQSVLTLNKSSIFSASNSSIANLLYDNSIDGMLALNIAFIYETTVFKNTSHWYPFLRTIRIRDEQGNLNLPPSFWNKNGKELLKGTSFDTLFDALTPEEEIVEGFEIAINLARKWNEEFQLEIPNGFLDVKENNHGKDFNLKLERFISVAYTLSSRGFEIDAYHETALVPIADLFNHHVAHPDLKFVSLYDVCDKCGESGMCKHLIAEEYLEVQEQERDTSRAEKMETPTINEDLINSLENGLQEERSKSITDIEDEDSGIENADECVDLVLKNDVTQHQEIFNSYGELSNVFLLARYGFTVPGNTYDIVHLGPDFMNILKKEEKYQEKVKWWGQVGHGLFSAWYVQMRQEDEGEDKDSVPQSDGFSEDAGSELEEESEEEEGENDLNSWLSQLYIDYNGEPSPSTWALANLLTLTASQWKSLFSKKVTPHISDSIINEEKLPFLAKKDNPHSKKLLSKLLKDKKLPCIKRDNTPQVTGITDNMFHSAQILVQSEHDILTKCRKTLS; this is encoded by the coding sequence ATGTCGGTGACTTCTAAGGATGATATCTCTCACATTTTAAGGTTTGTTACTGATTGCCATGGCAAGTTCGACCTTTCCAAATGTGTCATAAGAGAATCGGCTCTTGGTGGATTAGGTGTCTTTGCCAAGACTGATATCGCGAAAGGACAGTCGGTACTGACATTGAACAAGTCCTCGATTTTTTCAGCATCTAACAGCTCCATTGCCAATTTGCTATACGACAATAGTATTGATGGGATGTTGGCCCTGAATATTGCATTCATTTATGAAACTACAGTTTTTAAAAATACGAGCCATTGGTATCCTTTTCTTCGAACTATACGGATTCGCGATGAGCAAGGAAATTTGAATCTGCCGCCAAGTTTTTGGAATAAAAATGGTAAAGAACTTTTAAAGGGCACCAGTTTCGATACCTTATTTGATGCGTTGACACCGGAGGAAGAAATTGTAGAGGGTTTCGAAATTGCTATCAATCTAGCACGTAAATGGAATGAAGAATTTCAGTTGGAAATTCCTAATGGGTTTCTAGATGTTAAGGAAAATAATCATGGAAAAGATTTCAACTTGAAGCTGGAAAGATTTATTTCCGTGGCTTACACCTTATCATCAAGAGGGTTTGAGATAGACGCCTATCATGAAACAGCTTTGGTGCCCATTGCGGACCTGTTCAATCACCATGTTGCGCACCCAGATTTAAAGTTTGTATCATTATATGATGTTTGTGATAAATGTGGTGAATCGGGTATGTGCAAACACTTGATAGCGGAAGAATATTTGGAAGTACAGGAACAAGAAAGGGACACATCTAGagcagaaaaaatggaGACCCCTACTATTAATGAGGATCTAATTAATAGTCTAGAGAATGGTTTACAAGAAGAGCGCTCTAAGAGTATTACGGATATCGAGGATGAAGATAGCGGCATTGAGAATGCCGATGAATGTGTCGATCTAGTACTAAAGAATGATGTGACGCAACACCAAGAAATATTCAACTCCTATGGTGAGCTGTCAAACGTCTTTTTATTGGCTAGATATGGGTTTACCGTACCTGGGAACACGTATGATATTGTTCATTTAGGGCCTGATTTTATGAATATCCtgaagaaggaagaaaaatatcaagagAAAGTTAAGTGGTGGGGCCAAGTTGGCCATGGCTTGTTTTCAGCATGGTATGTTCAAATGCGacaagaagatgaaggCGAAGACAAAGATAGTGTGCCACAATCAGATGGGTTTTCTGAGGATGCAGGGAGCGAGCTAGAGGAAGAAAgcgaagaggaagaagggGAAAATGACTTGAACTCGTGGCTTTCCCAGCTTTACATAGATTACAATGGCGAGCCTTCACCTTCGACATGGGCTTTAGCTAATCTTTTAACTTTAACGGCCTCTCAATGGAAATCACTCTTCTCCAAAAAGGTCACTCCTCATATCAGCGACTCAATAATCAACGAGGAAAAACTGCCCTTTTTGGCAAAAAAGGACAATCCTCATTCTAAAAAGCTACTTTCCAAATTACTTAAGGACAAGAAGCTGCCTTGTATAAAACGCGATAACACACCACAAGTAACAGGTATTACTGATAACATGTTCCATAGTGCTCAAATTTTGGTACAATCTGAGCATGATATTCTGACTAAATGTCGCAAGACACTTTCCTAA
- the RPL4A gene encoding 60S ribosomal protein uL4 (similar to Saccharomyces cerevisiae RPL4A (YBR031W) and RPL4B (YDR012W); ancestral locus Anc_3.232): MSRPQVTVHSLTGEATANALPLPAVFSAPIRPDIVHTVFTSVNKNKRQAYAVSEKAGHQTSAESWGTGRAVARIPRVGGGGTGRSGQGAFGNMCRGGRMFAPTKTWRKWNVKVNHNEKRYATASAIAATAVASLVLARGHRVEKIPEIPLVVSTDLESVQKTKEAVAALKAVGAHSDLLKVLKSKKLRAGKGKYRNRRWTQRRGPLVVYAEDNGIVKALRNVPGVETANVASLNLLQLAPGAHLGRFVIWTEAAFAKLDQVWGSETVASSKVGYTLPSHIISTSDVTRIINSSEIQSAVRPAGQATQKRTHVLKKNPLKNKQVLLRLNPYAKVFAAEKLGSKKAEKAGTKPASVFTETLKHD; this comes from the coding sequence ATGTCCCGTCCACAAGTTACTGTTCACTCTTTGACTGGTGAAGCTACTGCCAATGCCTTGCCATTGCCAGCTGTCTTCTCCGCTCCAATTCGTCCTGACATTGTCCACACCGTTTTCACCTCTGtgaacaagaacaagagaCAAGCTTACGCTGTTTCTGAAAAGGCTGGTCACCAAACCTCTGCTGAATCCTGGGGTACTGGTCGTGCCGTCGCTCGTATTCCAAGAgttggtggtggtggtacCGGTAGATCCGGTCAAGGTGCCTTCGGTAACATGTGTCGTGGTGGTCGTATGTTTGCTCCAACCAAGACCTGGAGAAAGTGGAACGTTAAGGTTAACCACAACGAAAAGCGTTATGCCACTGCTTCTGCTATTGCTGCTACTGCCGTTGCCTCTTTGGTTTTGGCCAGAGGTCACAGAGTCGAAAAGATTCCAGAAATTCCATTGGTTGTCTCCACTGACTTGGAATCTGTTCAAAAGACTAAGGAAGCAGTTGCTGCTTTGAAGGCTGTTGGTGCTCACTCCGACTTGTTGAAGGTCTTGAAGTCCAAGAAATTGAGAGCCGGTAAGGGTAAGTACAGAAACAGAAGATGGACTCAAAGAAGAGGTCCATTAGTCGTCTATGCTGAAGACAACGGTATTGTCAAGGCCTTGAGAAACGTTCCAGGTGTTGAAACCGCCAACGTTGCCTCTTTGAACTTGTTGCAATTGGCTCCAGGTGCTCACTTGGGTAGATTCGTCATCTGGACTGAAGCTGCCTTCGCCAAGTTGGACCAAGTCTGGGGTTCTGAAACCGTTGCCTCCTCCAAGGTTGGTTACACTTTGCCATCCCACATCATCTCCACTTCTGATGTCACCAGAATCATCAACTCTTCTGAAATCCAATCTGCTGTCAGACCAGCTGGCCAAGCTACTCAAAAGCGTACCCAcgttttgaagaagaacccATTGAAGAACAAGCAAGTCTTGTTGAGATTGAACCCTTACGCCAAGGTCTTTGCTGCTGAAAAGCTAGGTTCCAAGAAGGCTGAAAAGGCTGGTACTAAACCAGCTTCTGTCTTTACTGAAACTTTGAAGCACGATTAA
- the EDS1 gene encoding Eds1p (similar to Saccharomyces cerevisiae EDS1 (YBR033W) and RGT1 (YKL038W); ancestral locus Anc_2.547), giving the protein MPQHVPNLYGTTIPNQYGHLNIPAPMGEVDKLDSSRICERRGEGVTKQRKKASRACDQCRKKRIKCRFNQHTGVCQGCLEVNEKCLFVRVPLKRGPAKKRSNEVSNDNFSSGNGPLNYRSRTHSYPINLGDSHIASLARNSSFPSISGLLVPTITTQTQQFWKVPYDDIRRGSSLATLSSSSSISTSFGENCRLGQNLNVEQESKDTAIKGMITPVEGNGAYLTSVYRQGPQPSQVQEQRANPYTNPFNSGRSRISSFSGTSEATTSEDNTQGKEHYMLTPNSVPSIEKERLNSLTVGCLGKKIDANTNTNKWERNPTWKSAYRSSDLSRPDSKKNDLLNQEAGIKPLIFSTSRQFDETPLYKVLDIYYNYFHLNFPIIPISQSKLTGMLVPVKPQAFDETHKTNSEIIQCFKTALEVLVFSKIKQSKPPKSTKSWSDGNLCDAQKGLYYTQNLSRCINECFQSLMTIKSKLKQSFGVTPSRIKFIFFSTIVILNFILVLTGNESLSLLGPSVGVFNEFQTYKLFLPYENAILVPLLVSNEESDEEQLDYAVLFKRSYILLSILDSLQSFRLGQPKLINLKFDSPIDTYFSDKAGHNQIVENPSMNLDIILWNLKLGEFITCFVLNRKSLQINRFQNPPATDRTSHEGIAVEKDEHDNIAYDFQILLKKKGTLIEELLNIGQKNEKLPKNWRSSNAVMNSIGELVCSMINLISGILDSIVNANVENSVDLNLKLLPNTCSAPNSEDESISQTQRNTSKLGDESNKCYAAKYLPGTVSVFMLPMVEECSNIIKLIGPIPTILISLFIRNGNMASEINDKIMMLSTALNELVQITSLLNALESFRQNTYTLAKRFNTGIPNSTGGLTSVMKKMCSENFVTDNASNVSSPEEEDQRILSKFADIGWKLMDDSELGCCYCFLN; this is encoded by the coding sequence ATGCCACAACATGTTCCTAACTTATATGGAACAACAATTCCTAACCAATATGGGCACCTAAATATCCCGGCGCCAATGGGGGAAGTAGATAAGTTAGATTCGTCGAGAATTTGTGAAAGAAGGGGTGAGGGAGTGACAAAGCAAAGGAAGAAAGCCTCTCGAGCTTGTGACCAAtgtagaaagaaaagaattaagTGCAGGTTCAACCAGCATACTGGAGTTTGCCAGGGGTGTTTAGAAGTTAACGAAAAGTGCTTGTTTGTTAGAGTCCCACTGAAACGTGGTCCAgcgaagaaaagaagtaaTGAGGTATCCAACGACAATTTCAGTTCAGGTAATGGTCCTCTTAATTACAGGTCGAGGACTCATTCATACCCAATAAACTTGGGAGATAGCCATATAGCGTCACTCGCTCGgaattcttcttttccttccaTTAGCGGCTTACTTGTTCCCACTATAACAACTCAAACACAACAATTTTGGAAGGTACCGTATGATGATATTAGACGTGGCAGTTCTCTAGCCACATTATCCAGTAGTTCATCGATATCTACTTCCTTTGGGGAAAATTGTCGCCTGGgtcaaaatttgaatgTTGAGCAAGAGAGTAAGGATACTGCAATAAAAGGTATGATAACGCCAGTAGAAGGAAATGGTGCGTATTTAACAAGTGTTTATCGTCAGGGTCCACAGCCCTCTCAAGTGCAAGAACAGCGTGCTAACCCCTACACCAATCCTTTCAACTCTGGAAGATCCAGGATAAGCAGTTTTTCCGGTACGAGTGAAGCTACAACATCAGAAGATAACACACAGGGTAAAGAGCATTATATGTTGACTCCAAATAGCGTACCctcaattgaaaaagaacgaTTAAATTCATTGACTGTAGGGTGTCttggtaaaaaaatagacGCGAACACTAATACTAATAAGTGGGAAAGAAATCCGACTTGGAAGTCAGCATATCGATCGTCAGATCTCTCTCGTCCagattctaaaaaaaatgatctCTTGAATCAAGAAGCCGGTATAAAACCACTCATTTTCAGCACTAGCAGACAGTTTGACGAGACCCCCCTTTACAAAGTTTTAGACATCTACTataattattttcatcttaATTTTCCCATAATACCAATCAGCCAGAGTAAACTTACTGGCATGCTTGTTCCGGTGAAGCCGCAAGCATTCGATGAAACCCACAAAACTAACAGTGAAATCATTCAATGTTTTAAAACCGCGTTGGAGGTTTTGGTATTCtctaaaataaaacaaagtAAACCGCcaaaatcaacaaaatcatGGTCTGATGGCAATTTATGCGATGCTCAAAAAGGACTGTACTACACTCAGAATTTGAGCAGATGTATAAATGAGTGTTTCCAAAGTTTAATGACTATTAAATCAAAATTAAAGCAAAGTTTCGGCGTTACTCCTTCAAGAATaaagttcattttcttttcgacAATCGTTATTCTGAATTTCATTTTAGTCTTGACCGGTAATGAAAGCTTGTCCTTGTTAGGCCCCTCTGTCGGAGTTTTCAACGAGTTTCAAACTTACAAACTATTTCTGCCTTACGAAAATGCTATCTTGGTACCCCTTTTAGTTTCAAACGAGGAGAGCGATGAAGAACAACTTGATTATGCCGTGTTGTTTAAAAGATCATACATACTTTTGAGCATTTTAGATTCGCTTCAAAGCTTCAGGTTAGGCCAACCAAAATTAATCAATTTAAAATTCGATAGCCCCATTGACACGTATTTTAGTGACAAAGCGGGTCATAAtcaaattgttgaaaaCCCCTCTATGAACTTGGATATTATTTTATGGAATCTGAAACTCGGTGAATTTATAACATGCTTTGTCCTTAATAGAAAATCCCTGCAAATAAACAGGTTCCAAAATCCACCTGCCACGGACCGAACGAGCCATGAAGGCATAGctgttgaaaaagatgaacATGATAATATTGCTTACGATTTTCAgattcttttgaagaaaaagggaactttaattgaagaattattgAATATCGGacaaaagaatgaaaagctTCCGAAAAATTGGCGCAGTTCAAATGCTGTAATGAATAGTATTGGTGAGCTAGTTTGCTCGATGATCAATCTGATATCAGGTATATTAGACTCAATCGTAAATGCGAACGTAGAGAACTCTGTcgatttgaatttgaagcTGCTTCCAAACACATGTTCTGCTCCGAATAGTGAAGATGAATCGATTTCACAAACACAACGCAACACTTCCAAACTTGGCGATGAATCAAACAAGTGCTACGCTGCCAAGTATCTACCGGGAACTGTTTCCGTTTTCATGCTGCCAATGGTGGAGGAATGCTCTAACATTATTAAGTTGATAGGCCCCATACCCACCATACTAATAAGCTTATTTATCCGTAATGGAAACATGGCAAGTGAGataaatgataaaataatGATGTTGTCCACAGCGCTGAATGAGTTAGTGCAAATTACTTCGCTATTAAATGCGTTGGAATCTTTCAGACAGAACACTTATACACTTGCTAAACGTTTCAACACCGGTATTCCAAATAGCACTGGAGGCCTGACGTCtgtaatgaagaaaatgtgcTCGGAAAATTTCGTAACTGACAACGCTTCTAATGTTTCGTCACCAGAGGAAGAGGACCAAAGAATATTGAGCAAATTTGCTGATATAGGTTGGAAATTGATGGATGATTCAGAGTTAGGTTGTTgctattgttttcttaacTAA
- the HMT1 gene encoding protein-arginine omega-N methyltransferase HMT1 (similar to Saccharomyces cerevisiae HMT1 (YBR034C); ancestral locus Anc_3.233), which yields MSYALLTTTPKKEEQRTDPSKEKKMSKTAVKDSATEKTKLSESEQHYFNSYDHYGIHEEMLQDTVRTLSYRNAIIQNKDLFKDKIVLDVGCGTGILSMFAAKHGAKHVIGVDMSSIIEMAKELVELNGFSDKITLLRGKLEDVHLPFPKVDIIISEWMGYFLLYESMMDTVLYARDHYLVEGGLIFPDKCSIHLAGLEDSQYKDEKLNYWQDVYGFDYSPFVPLVLHEPIVDTVERNNVNTTSDKLIEFDLNTVKISDLAFKSNFKLTAKRQDMINGVVTWFDIVFPAPKGKRPVEFSTGPHAPYTHWKQTIFYFPDDLDAETGDTIEGELICSPNERNNRDLNIKISYKFQSNGIDGNSRSRKNEGSYLMH from the coding sequence ATGAGCTACGCACTACTCACTACCACTcctaaaaaagaagaacaacgCACTGATCcatccaaagaaaaaaaaatgagcaAGACGGCGGTTAAAGATTCAGCTACAGAGAAGACGAAGCTGAGTGAGAGCGAACAACACTACTTCAATTCATACGATCACTATGGTATTCACGAGGAAATGCTTCAAGATACGGTTCGTACCTTATCTTACAGAAACGCAATAATCCAAAATAAGGATCTCTTCAAAGACAAGATTGTTTTAGATGTTGGATGCGGTACAGGTATCCTATCCATGTTTGCCGCTAAGCACGGTGCCAAGCATGTCATCGGTGTCGATATGTCAAGCATTATCGAAATGGCAAAAGAATTGGTGGAACTAAACGGATTCAGTGACAAGATCACTTTGCTAAGAGGGAAATTGGAGGACGTTCATTTGCCTTTCCCTAAAGTAGATATCATTATATCTGAATGGATGGGCTACTTTTTATTATACGAGTCCATGATGGACACTGTTCTTTACGCTAGAGATCACTATTTGGTGGAAGGAGGTTTGATCTTCCCCGACAAGTGTTCCATCCATTTGGCTGGTTTGGAAGATTCCCAATACAAAGACGAGAAGTTGAACTATTGGCAGGACGTTTATGGGTTCGATTACTCGCCATTTGTTCCATTGGTCTTGCACGAGCCCATTGTTGATACCGTGGAAAGAAACAATGTTAACACCACTTCGGATAAGTTGATCGAATTTGATTTAAATACAGTGAAAATATCGGATCTAGCGTTCAAGAGTAATTTCAAATTGACCGCCAAGAGACAAGATATGATTAATGGTGTTGTCACTTGGTTCGACATTGTTTTCCCTGCTCCAAAAGGTAAGAGACCTGTCGAATTCTCCACTGGCCCTCATGCTCCATACACTCACTGGAAGCAaacaatattttatttccCTGATGATCTAGATGCTGAAACTGGTGACACCATTGAAGGTGAATTGATTTGCTCTCCAAATGAAAGGAATAATAGGGACTTAAATATCAAGATCTCTTACAAGTTCCAATCTAATGGCATTGACGGAAACTCAAGAAGCAGGAAGAACGAAGGTTCATACTTAATGCATTGA